In the genome of Epinephelus moara isolate mb chromosome 14, YSFRI_EMoa_1.0, whole genome shotgun sequence, the window AATTTCTTTTTGACATGTTATACTAGTGTAAATAGAAACTTAACCATATGCAATTGATTAAAAAgcagctttttattttcatatttaaaagaACACAATCCCTTTCTTTTTAACTTGAGATCTCATGAGCAaactgaaaactaaaaaaaaaaaaaaatatcttggcATTGTTTTAGACTCTCAGCTAAAGTTTGATGAACACAAAAAAGGTGGTAGAAAAAATGTTTGGGCTACTCTTCACACCTTTAGGCAAGTTAGACACTGCTTACCATTTAATAAAGATCTAATAAGTATGCATGCAatggttttttttctcatctctcACACTGCATAACCTCTTGGTCTCAGGCTTTAGTCTCTGCCTTCAACTACTATCACTACCCCATTCCAAGCAAGCTATCAAAAGTCTGGACAAGAAACCACCAAGATGTCATTACTGCAACATACTAAAGAGGTATAATCTTCTCACTTTTGACGATGTCATTCATTACTCAAAcctcacatttacatttaaacgTCTCCACCATCTAGCTCCACCCACTTTGAACAAGTTCATCACTAAACTTCACCATACTGCTTCTAATACCTGAAGTAATTCGGAAGAAAACTGTATAATTAGACACTGTAATACTTTACACAGACTGCATTCTCAATTAAAGACACAACCCTCTAGAATTCCCTACATGACAGCCCAAAGCAGATGCAGGATTTTAAGACGTTTTCCACAACAATCAAGTCCTTGTTAAAACTTGACCACAACTGTAATCATGACACCAGCTAATCATTATTTGTGTACTTGGGTTAATGCTATAAATGTTTGGCTTGCTGTTTTGTTGATTCATTAGTCTGTTTAAGAGTTGTATGTGAGTTGTCATTAGTGTAAACACAATACTGGGttttctaactttgatacaatacctagaaaaatattgacatttggtaTAGTTTTTGATTCAATGGGGAAAATTGACATTGAGGGCATacaatttaagtttttttattaaatgataattataaatataaatataacaaggctataacatgacaacagtgacttttcttttctttgttaataGCAGAGAAGCGTATGTGAGTATAATAGAGGGAGGAAGGGCAGCTGGTACGGGTGTATTGATAATGAGGAAATTGAGTACTGAAACAGTTTCACATATTCAGTATCAATATGTATCTataaattaatacatttgaCAACACTAGTTGgtggttgtggttgttgttgtttttgattATTATATGTACTAATCTTAAGATTttaaacatgtcattttaaagATTACTTAAACTATAAACGCTAATCAAGGACCTCGTGCTGTAAATAAGCCTAAGTTACGTGTGTGCTGTACATCTGACACTGCTTCTGCAACTGTCAATGTTTCTCTGTACTTGTTCCCTACAAATACCAATACAGTGGTGACACAGTGAAGCAGTGGTTAGCAGTATTGCCTCAAaacaagagggtttctggttggtacctggggtgggggagcccagGGGTACTCAGGCTTCCTCCCACATGCCACAGACTAGGTAGGCTAGGTTaactgatgactctaaattggctgtaggtgtgaatgtgagcaagaatggttgtctgtctctatgcgtcagcactgtgatagtctggtgacctgtccagggtgtactctgcCTCTCGCCAATCTCAGCTGAGAAAGGcttcagccccccccccccccacaacccctaacaggataagcggttacggagaatgaatgaatgaatgtacatCTGACTCTGTTTCTGCAACTGTCAATGTTTCTCTGTACTTGTAccttataaataaacaaataataacaataataataataataataataataatgataataacgcTAACTCAATCTACTTTTTTGTCAAACCATATTTCTGAAATCTCAATGGCATGTCTACTGTTTGCTCATAAGAAAAAGCTCTACTCTCAGGTAATAATCAGTTAAAAATACATCTTTTAAATCTAGTTTTTGATTGGTAATCACTTTagatcatttaaatattttattgtatctATGCttgattgttttctgtttaGGTGCATTTACCCTACttatatatatttcatataaCATTTTCCATGTATAATAGGGTCTTGTCCATTGTTACAATTACTAAGCCGATCAGATGCAGCATCATGTATCTCTCAAAATGAAAGGGCCATGCAGTAACAGCAGGATACACGCACACTGCTTTTTTCCCTATTATTATCaaaagacaaacacataaaaacaattgCATGGGGACACAAACTAGGCTACTACTATGGACTAAAGGAGTAGAATAGAGGGTGCCTGTTGCTTCTTGATGCAGACAACTAACCCTCCTTTCATCCACATTTAAAGCATATGAAGTGTCTGTCATGAACTGTCTTACCTGGTTGTCAAATTTCAATGACTGTGTGCCCACAAGAAAACGAATGGCATCAGTTTCAGCTGTCTGGGCAGTAAGTGCTCGTGCCTGCAAAGTAGCCACAAAATACCATGACTGCCCATTCACAtaaatgacgtttttatcaacagaataaaatataacTGAATGTTGAACCAGCTAGGAATTACCAATAAGTgaaatagaacagaatagaTAGAGCTAGCTTTCCCTCAGTTACATAGTAATGAATGGTGTGACAGTACCTGAAATTCAAGACCATAAATAACAGGAGCGTCGTCCTCCATTTTCTGCGGTGCCTGTTGCCAGAGTTGGAGATTTCTAATCTTTTTTTGAACGTCGTCTCACAATGGAAgcgcttgaaaaaaaaatatataactgTGCTACGTActgcacaaaacacaacacagtagCTGCACTTCCGCGATTAAAAAACTGGGGGGAAAGCGTGTGACTAAAATACTACGTAATGTCGGTCTTGCAACGTGGTGTACGATTTGAAACGTACGTAGAAGAAGTCGAGAATACTAAAAAAGACGTTGGGAGGAATTTTGACTGCTCTGGGATACAGTACATGGAGCTTTCCTTGGGTCTGCGCGTGCGCACTAGAGTTGTAGCTGTCAGACTGCAGCAAGGTAAGAAACATAAccgtgtttgtgtttctgtttttattagtgGTATTTCCTCACGAAGTGGAGTGAATAGCACGGTGACGTTGGTACGTTACGTGGTTTTTTAAAACGTGGGCAGGTATTAGTCAGGCGGGTAGTTTACGTTTGCAACTAGCAGCTCAGCTAAGTTAGCGTACGACTGTCAACCGGCTAATGTAGCATTAGCAACATAGCCAGAACCAAAGCAACAACAATCCTCCAGTAACTCGGGTTAATGCTCTTTCGTGACAGCACTTTTAGCATGAATAAAAGGCGTGAAACTTACTCGTTCTCTTTAGATACAGCTCAATGCTGACGATAAGAGCTTGTAATAAATAGCGTATGCTTATAATGTCAGGACGTGCTGCTGCACAGTGTTGTCCAATAACGTACAGAATATAAGTCTATCACTGTTGATATTGACTCAAAAGATAATGTCTTATTGCTGTGTTACATTGTCAAAAGCAGTAAGATGGATAGTGGGGAGGCTCCTGCCCAGCGGCCAGTCACCTTGGACATCACAGTGGAAGATGTAACCAAGGAAACCCCAGGCCCAGACCCTCCGGAGCCAGCCACCAGCCAGACCCCTTCCAGAGAAAACATCATTTCCCAGGAGGACAGCATCGACTTGGGTGGGGACTTTGCCACCCCGCAGGACAGCAGCGCTACACCTTCAGAGAGCCTGTTGGACAAGCTCAATGACCAGATGATGGAGAGCGTCATGATTTCTGACTCACCTAATAACAGTGAGGAGGATGATGTAGCTCCCATTGACTCCTTTCTggatggaggggaggaggaagagaatgcACCAGAGACATCAGATGACAAAGAGGATCAAAGTGAAATTGGACAGAATACAACTGAGATTCAAGTTTCAATCGAGGAACAGGAGAAAGGTGGTGCTGTGGAGGACTTAGATGAGGATTCCAaggaacagacagacacacaagaGCAAGTCACAGCCTGTGTTTCCCCTCAAGGTGACACGCAGAGCCCATCTGATCTTAAAAGTGGGGAACCATCACCACAAGAAGCTAAAGGGACAAGCCCAAAGGAAGAACCTATACCTGTATGCACCATATTCAGCCAGGGCACCCAGCCGAAGTCTCTGGTGCCTGATGGCTTCCAGCCCACCCTTATCAAGTCCCCCAGCTTCAGCATGGGGACTGGTGGAGGAACCGATGAAGCAGTGACCCCAAGCAAGCTGACGGCCCCTCTTGTGTGCCAGCCCAGCCCCAGCCTCAGTAAGTTCTTCACTGACAATGGACAGGTCAACCCAGCCTCTGATTTCTTTGATTCCTTCACTGCCCCCTCCTCCTTCATCTCTGTTTCAAACCCAAATGCTGAGATCCCTCCTGGTCCCAGCCCAGCGCCCATAGCTCCCACCCCTGAGCGCCAGCtctcttccacctcctcctccatctccaccCCTGGAGGACCTCTGGACTCTGGTGCTCCCACCCCTAGTTCAGTGTTTAGCCCTGCCCCTACTGTAGCCACCTCCAAGTCCCAACCTCCTCCACCCCAAGCAGCCCCAGCTCCAACTCAAGCCCCCGCCCCGGCTACTCAGCCTTTCAATCAGCTCCAAGCAGTGTTCTCGGGCAGTGATGATCCATTTGCGACAGCACTGAGCCTGAGTGAGGTGGACAGGCGCCATGATGCCTGGCTGCCATCTGAGGAGACCAGGAAGGTGTTGATCTCTGTAGCCACCCAGCAGTACAGCCCAGCCTATGTAGAGACCAACAGACTCACCATGCCTGGACTCAAGTTTGACAATCTTCAGGTAGGACAAGCATTTGGGCAGTAAAATGCTTTTCATACCACATATGTGAAGTTGTtgaatgccttttttttttttttttttacaaagggTACTccacaaatatttcatttgAAGCTCACTTGACATATCATGGGTAGTGctactcagcctgtgaaaaaaaGTTGCTTGTGCTTTGAGACCACACATTTTTAACAGAAAGCCTGCATTACAAACtagatttgtggagtttgaaaGACATACACCAGAACTACATTGTGTCATCAAGTGCCATTCACCAAAGTCACGTCCCCTTTTGGGGGGACAGAAATGGGAAAATGCTGAAAAGCTGACATGAAGTTGGTTAACTAAGGCTTTCCCACTGACATCTGAGGCACATAAGATACATAGATATTTACTCTCAGTGTGGTAACTGGCTAAATAATGCCTGTGACAGTTACTACTGATGGATAGCTAACTCGAGGGGGAGGCTGCTGCAGTACAGGTATACAGTATAGCAGTATCATATCTTATTTATCAGTTGGCTATTAACAGGTTGGTTATTTGCAGACAAGACTAAAGGGGCATGAGGGTACACTGATCGAACTTAATTTATTAAGATAATCAGGATAAGGCAAGGCCACAAAATAATTAGACATGTctataaaacaaatgtttgtttaatgaGAAATGAATTCTTACaaatttgtcaaaattaaaatccaaacacacaacaaattgCATTTACAgcaacttgtgttttttatccCCAAAAAAGGGCCTTGATGTTTTGCAAAGTACTGTTATGTACTGGTCTGCTGTACAGGCCCAACAAACTTGGAAAATCTATGAAAAGATGCATTGtgttgcatcatgggaaatgtaggatccattGTCTTTGGTGCTTGAATCATACTGTGGACTGATATTCAGGATACCTCTGCCTTTGCTGCTTGGTTTTCAAGtattgcttttaaaaaaatattcttttgcAAGGCTCCCAAATATGTGGAAGTGCAGAGCTAAATCATTAGACTAGTCATTTAACACAATGAGAACATAAAGTCTCTGAATAAAGGCGGCTTATTTTTAGTTGTGAATTAGATACAATAAAAGaatgatttaaaatgtgttgttttaaattgaagaaaaaagcaaacaggAATTATTATCCTTACAATGATATTTAAGTTATACtactgctttatttatttttatatatatatatatatatatatatatatatatatacatatattacaaacacacacatgtagcgCATACAGCGTATGTGAGCAATTTGAGGAATTTATTAAAAGGTAATGATCAGGAGCCAGATTGTAAGCGGCATGCTCCAAGAGTaatcaacacaaaatatgaaaaaacgtGCCCATCACAAGTTTTGAGAGCCCATGGCTTTGTTTTCTTCAACCAACCGTCCTGAACTGAAAAcaatttcatttaaatttatGTAAAGCACAGAAAGGTagcaaatcatcacatttgagACGCTAGAACCTCTGACTATTTGCCAATTTTGCTTGATTAAACAACCATATCGGTTGTCAAAATGTTTGCTGATTAATTTTGTGAAGCTCTGCAgatcaattaatcaataaacTGTTTCAGCTCTAGTGATTTAAGGTTCGGTAACAACTCTCAGCTCTAATCAAAAAGCTTGGACACATTCTCTATGAAAAGCAGCCAGGACCCAAGGTAACAACCTTCATGCTAAAGATGAAAATGCTCACAAagcacattttgtgttttttaaagattgcAGTGATACCTTAAAAAACCTATGATCACTTATGTCAAGACTTGTATCAGCCTCTAGCTCCACCTTGATCATTCAGATTTAAACAAATGTTAACATTCTACAAAGTTCTTTGGTCTATCACAGAATGACAGTGGGTGTATTCTCCTGCTCTGGCACAACAGATAGCGGGAGACACTTGCCACTTGTCTATaagcacacatacacgcacCCTTGCTTCCCTCCTGTGTCAGCATATCATGTTATTTCTCATAAACATCCTCTGAGCTCCTTCAACAGAAACATTTATCCGTAATAACAACCCTGATGAAACATCAATTCAGTTATTTATTCAATTGAATCTTATAATGTACGTCCACCTCCCAGCTTAGATTGTGTTCATTATCCCCTCAGTGTGTTTGAATGCCTgcttgaataaatgaataaaaatcaaggattttttttccgTCATCTTGGTGTTTTTGCCCACTAAGAGTCAGTTTTCAGCAAACAAATTAGATCCACTCTAAAGCTGGATTAAAGAGAGCATTTTCTGCAGTCTGTTTTTTGCTCCGTTACTGTTTGGGCTGAACATTGTTTTATTGATTGTAATTCTGTCCAAATCTAGGGATGTCCAGATcgagttttttttccttttgtcccAATCCAACTCATTTAACATAGACTAAGTACTGATCTGATGTTTTTAAATCCTGCAGGTAGTACTTAGGTTCCTTAGTGTAAATACCAGCATGACAAATCTCAGGTCTCTTACTTGGACACTTCCATTATGGTCTTTCACATGATGTtaaatttctgtgtgtgtactttGCTGCAGGGCGACGCTGTAAAAGACTTAATGCTTCGTTTCCTTGGAGAACCAGCAGCAATGAAGCGCCAGGTCCTGACTGCCAACTCTGTGGAACAGTCCTTTACAGGCCTCAAACAGCTCATCGTAAgtctgttcatttgtttgtttgtccatgTTCACCTCTGATGGTTTAGAAAATCATTCACTGTGTGTCACTGTCTTTACTGTTGTATTATTTTAGCTTTGGTGCTCATTTTCCATTTACTTTGTCTTTGCTTGATCTGCATGCAGTCGGAACAACCTCTTAGCTTgacagttcattcttgaccctGAAAACTGCTGTGGACAAAACAATCTTCCCTCAAGGTCCACTCACAACTCAATTTTTTCACACAGTCTGCATCAGCAAATAGGTTTTGCTTAGTTGACATGTTCAACATTATTCTGAACATCTGCAGTTCCATGACAACTGAGTTATCATCATCTGCCATTGAAGGCTGTGTAATATGATTGAAAACTCCAAGAACGAGTGAGTAAAGTTGGGCTCAGACTTCAGGAGTTTTGGGATGATTTCCCAATTTACCCATCTTGACAGTCATAGGAGAAATCTTGTCTGGGACTTTGGTCAGTAACAATGTCCAGCCCAGGTTATCTGGTAATATGAGACAGGgcttgaaattaacttttttacaTGGTAGCACTGGTGCTCCTAACTTCAAAATGTTAGGAGGACCAGCAAAATTTTGGGAGCACCCACCATAATATAAGAAGCACCAACAGTGTAATCAgtttttttattgcaacaaaaagtcgacattatactgtatacatCACATTGTATGTGTATAGTACACTTATCTTTAACAACTTTTTCAGTGgaagacatttttagaaaaaacaccactgaaccactgaacaccactgtgaatgaaagagaaaccttgaacaccactgtgaatgaaagagaaaccttagatgatgatgatgatgatgatgatgattcagTATTGTCATCATCTAAGGTTTCTCTTTCATTCACAGTGGTGTTCAGTGGTAGCCTGGCGTTGCCAGACCCATTTCGCAAAACGCGAATGGGTCTGGACACAGAGTGTACGTTTCCTCTATTCCTGAGGGGCGGTATCaacagctgtcactcaaagtgccccttcacgcga includes:
- the trappc12 gene encoding trafficking protein particle complex subunit 12, encoding MDSGEAPAQRPVTLDITVEDVTKETPGPDPPEPATSQTPSRENIISQEDSIDLGGDFATPQDSSATPSESLLDKLNDQMMESVMISDSPNNSEEDDVAPIDSFLDGGEEEENAPETSDDKEDQSEIGQNTTEIQVSIEEQEKGGAVEDLDEDSKEQTDTQEQVTACVSPQGDTQSPSDLKSGEPSPQEAKGTSPKEEPIPVCTIFSQGTQPKSLVPDGFQPTLIKSPSFSMGTGGGTDEAVTPSKLTAPLVCQPSPSLSKFFTDNGQVNPASDFFDSFTAPSSFISVSNPNAEIPPGPSPAPIAPTPERQLSSTSSSISTPGGPLDSGAPTPSSVFSPAPTVATSKSQPPPPQAAPAPTQAPAPATQPFNQLQAVFSGSDDPFATALSLSEVDRRHDAWLPSEETRKVLISVATQQYSPAYVETNRLTMPGLKFDNLQGDAVKDLMLRFLGEPAAMKRQVLTANSVEQSFTGLKQLISSKNWRAAVDLTGRLLTAHGQGYGKAGQPTSHTTDSLQLWFVRLALLTKLNLFQNAELEFEPLGNLDQPDLYYEYYPTVYPGRRGSMVPFSMRLLHAELPQYLAKPQEALDRLHNLKTVCLAIQENLEKGLAEDGSMFTVTQENRQASLKLWRSRLSRVMYSMANCLLLMKDYVLAVETYHSIIQYEPQQRVQLLSGIGRIFLQIGDVKTAERYFQDVEEVCQMKGSQPSHTTCVLMNRAFVYLSQNNYAEAHASFTEVLKIDPKNPVANNNAAVCLLYLGRLKESLGQLEGLVQQDPALYLHESVLFNLTTMYELESSRSTQKKQALLEAVACREGDSFNTQCLKLV